In Helicoverpa armigera isolate CAAS_96S chromosome 17, ASM3070526v1, whole genome shotgun sequence, the sequence atacataatttaatcaactatggaaagaaaacaaaaatacttacgcTTCCAACATTTTCTCAATCTTCCCATACAGCTCCACTCTATTACGTCTATGAAAATCTATACTATTCTTATCCAAGTTATGATGCTTCAAGTAGTCGAATTTGAAATGTTTCTCATGCATCTTCTTGCGATCTATCTTCAGTTTCAGTTTCTCTTTGTACGACATGCTTTTGTCTTCCACGCTTCTTTTAGAGAATGCTGGATTCACTATCAGCCTCCTGAAAAAGTTAATCAGAACATTTAAGGAAAGTTATCGTTAAGTATTCAGTCTTCTTGCCTGGGCTGCAGGATTGTATGAAAGAGCTCTAGGAGGAATAAAGCcgtgttttagtcagtaaaagtctgggACATCTGTTGAGCCTGTGCAGATTATCAGCCCTATCCTTCTTCCAAATAAAAGATCGATTTCAACATGTATTAGCAAAACGCTACTTTAAGGCTATAATTTTggtattttacaatttattgaattttataacattaccTTTTATAAGGAACTTTCGCAATAAGTCTGCCATCTTCATCCAAGTAGTTGATGGTCTTGACCACATCACTTCTTCGCAGAGGTCTCTCGAAGTCTTTGAATGTGTGGAATATCGAGGGGTCTGTGGGCAGATTCCAGGCTAGACCCACGGTACTGCCGAATAGGAAAATATCGCCGATGGGGATCAACGCTGCGGTTTGACAGCAAAATactggaaaattttaaaaagtgtAAGTTAGTGATGATGTTATTAATGCTTCAGAGTTTTCGTCTGTCCATCTTCAATTTTTACATTGAGTTCAAAATTCAAGATAGATTTGCCATCTTTTCACAGTATAGCAATAATTCCTAGAAAACCATGTACTGGTTCAAGCTCCAGTTTATGTGTTTTTTCCTCCTTTTTTATCGCTCGTTGCGTACTTAAGTGACAAACTTGACACTGCGATGCCAACAAGCTGAAATTACGCTACTTCTGTAGATTATGTTCTAATGATATGTGGTATTAGCCGGTTTTCTGACGCTCACAAAATGAATTTGGCAGACAACGTTATATGCTTGAAAATTAGATCGAAATTACAAAATTGTAAGCCGATACTCTGACAATTATGAATAGTGTGACCAATAATATTGTCCATAGCGGATTTCATCCAATTAAGAGTAATTAACATTCATCATAATATTTAGACCACGAGCTAGAATGTCAAGCAGTTTATTTACTCTAACCTCACAGTACTTAGTAAAGTAACTGAGATGGTTATAACAGGTAAATTATATCCCAACACAGTATTCAGTTATGAATCAAATGATAAGGGTACATAAGTATTCAACCTACCGAGTTGCAGAGAGCTTCCATCTGGAAATATTACGAATCTCTTTCGTCTAGACAACGCTCTTGATCCTTCATTTTCCTCGTGAAATTCATTAACCGTATTATTTCCATTGTCCTTAACATTTTCACTAATTACTGTCTGTAGAACTAGGAACGTAACGAAATATGAAAGGATACTATTCATATTTGGAACAATGACGaacttcaaaaatgttttcgtTCAAAATAGGAACCCAACCTGTTCCTAACGGATTTTATTTAGAACTGGCCACACGGCTGTCAAACTGGTAGATTGGAAATATGATTTTCAAAAGTCGATTCAAAGTTGCCCGTCGTGAATCATAAAATGTACTGTTGAGTGTTTGTACTATAGAAACCCTAATGTTACAAATGAAACGGTCAGTTAACACTGTGTAAATTGATTTACTGTTATCGCCGTGTGACAATTTGGAatgttaaaaacataaaatgtttgctCAGAAACAAAGAAAGCTATGTAGGCCTTATTAGAGAGGTAGTGTTTTATGATTCCAAATAGGGTGTAGTCAAGATTGAAAATATGTCTTTGGtccattgtaataaataaaagaaaacactggcaataatttatttacgaatAAAACTCAAACGCCGAAGCAAAtgcgtattattttaattatacctCTAATATAATCTAGGTTTACATCGAAtagtttattaaattttatatattatatcttATAACTAAAATGAGGTATGACATGAGGTCGAAATGCATGAATGAATTACCTATTATCAAAATACATTAActtattaacataaattataactAATGCGATCGCCAGAATTGAAATGTTTCGGAGCTCCCTTCACTTAACCATCAAATCATCTTTTGTGTTTATAATTTTCGATTAAATTCGCACAAAATTCTGGCTTTCACATACGTCCACCCATTTGATGCCTTCTTATAATAAACAAGTGAAAAATATACAATCAAATGGATTTAAATCAAGCCGTTCGCCAATACTCAATCAACGAAGGGCTTGACAATAATAACCAACTTACTACCTATGtacttcatcattatcattatacACTTAGATCATCTTACTTAAAATTGAATCTCTAATCTCAATACTTAACTGTAAGGATCTAAGAatgcaaacaaaacattaattctaaAAGGAACTGCAGACAATAGTCGGCCATTATAACATGAACTTGGAACGCAATGCCTAGTTTCCTATGTAGGTTGCAAACACATGACTGTCGACTTAAAACAATCATATCATGAAAAGCaactacttaatataaaatgatcTTAAATAAAGCTTACTAatgaacatttaaaaataaatacaatcttttggaaatacaaaattaaatattcaaaaaaattgccATTGTCACTTGAACCTATGAACAATATTTGCttaaggcgcgtacgcacgtacgaacacgaacatagcgaacacaaacaccagacccgaacatttggttcgtacgtatggacggcatattcgaacacgaacgcaaacatagttcgagtcgagttcgcgaacaacagtcgtgaactctatcttagtagccatgatggcgccgttggaagtggtcgattgtgaagttattaaagcgcttcgaacaccgtccatacagaacacactacaaggatcgccgcgaacatgtttgacgaacagagtgttcgatgttcgatagtggtacgcacgtgcgaaccaagttgttgcatatcatgtaacgcaacaaatttgttcgtacgtgcgtacgcggctttacGTTTAATTGACACTTAGCGACTCTTAATCTTTAccagattattatttttgacaaaatcaGACACAATTTCTACATAAGTACttctgattaaaatatttaacggTATTTTATACACATGATATCATTTCTCAACCACATCATCCTACAGCAAAAATCTCCCGTAACACAACTTAATAAGCAAATCTCGGTGCATCAGGCTCCAGTGGAGGTTCATCACATTCTGGGTACAGCTCATCACAGGATTCGGTAGCTGAGTGCGCTGCATCGTACTCCACGAGCTTGTCTACTCCTTGTGAGTTTTTGGGTAAACTGGAAGATAAGGTTAAGTTGTAGTTAggttttgtatgtaggtaagcTAGGTGAATTTCTTGTCGATCGAATCGATTGTACCTCTAATTACGATTCAAGTTAAAGTGTACCTACTCGTAATTTGACGGAGAAGTGGATAAAAATACTTGAGATCTACATGCGTCTTTAGCcaaaaaatattctagtttTCTTTCTTGTGTTGTCCAAATTATGTTTGTTCTTAAATTACGCCCCATATGATCCTAATTATTCGGGACTCTAATATCaagacttcaaaaataaaatgctgcTCTAAATGGTATTGCCACATGTGCCTTACGGGCTGTTATTTAGAAAAAGGCCTCAAAAGAGTTCCAAAGATACAAACAAGGGTTTATTCCGAATTTAAATTAACAGAATAATCACGGCGTCCCAAACAGGGTCTATATCAAATATCTCCCTTTCCCTTTAAATCTGGCCACTTGTAACAGAATATCTGTAATTATATTCCTAATTATTCAATTTAGAGATTCGTAATTAATTATTcagataaattataattcagCTTAATCTTATCGTGCTTAGAATTGAGTAATTTGATTATTGTTTTGAGGGTATAATCGGTAAGATTAGTGATAGTGGGAACTAGGTCACTGAATCTTTACCTGGATTAGACAAGgtttaattgtataattttgttgAGTAGATGAATTCAAATGTAGATGATTAGATTGGTGTTCATCAGCTTCTTTCTCATTCAGTTCAAAATATTGAGAAGCTATATCTTAGAAGCGTATTAGTAAGTAAATACTGTATTGGCAGTTACCCAAGGCTTGTAGTCCGTATGTTGAGGATCATATAATTTCTTCCAAAAATGTGGTAAcctttttcaattttgtttaaatttgtGAATAATAGTCTGTTTTCAGAAGAAATAAACGCAGTAACTCACAGTTCAGGAATCGTGAACAAAACCCAGTACTTACGTAAAAACGGCCCTCATTATTTCCTGGAAAAACATGCCTTGAGGATGGTCCTGCGTTTTACCGACCAAGCATAATGTTTTTAGCACACAATGCTTGCCGTTTACACCAAGGCTGGAAATAGAAGCAAATGTAACATAAATACAGTTTCTTTTGGAATATAAAGGTTCATTTACAATGCTATATTGACACTTTATTATTACATCTACAATTATACATTGCAAAATtggtaggattttttattttaagactcaGAAATTTAGGGAGAAAATTGTGGTAGGTATGcctatttttgtaaattaaaataacgcaGTAATAACATATTGCTATGTAAGTAGTAAAACTGATAAGTGAAACCTTTGTAGGTCAAAATGAAAGCTGATGAAGAAATGCTGAACCAAATTTTGGAGAAATAAAATCAGCTACAGGTGTTACAGACCAGAATATCCAAAAATCAAACCGTCGAAAAATCGAAAAAATCGTTTTACACGACGAACAACAGTGGTACATGGGACATAATACATACCCATGCAGCATCGTCTCTATTTTCTGGTAGAGTGCAGCGCGACTGCTCCTGTGAAATTCGACGCTCCGTTCTTCCATGCGTCCGTTCAAATATTCCCGTTTGTTTTCCGAAGCATGCATCTGTTTCCTGTCTATTTTGAATTTCTCTAAAGTTCCTTTTTTGTCCGGTTCGTCCACACTACGTTTCGCGAAAGCGGGATTTGCTATGGGTTTTCTGAAAGTTGTTCATGGATAGTTAATTCGGAATAGTTTGTTGGCTGTCTACTAAGGTTTGTAATTTAACTGGCGTTTTCATTTGGTTTTTTGTGTgttactgttttattgaatcCTAGTGTTTGTTAATCTATAGCTACATGTACCAGTTTAGTACATGTAGTTACCAGACAAGTTTTGTTATctacttttaaattaacaatactGAATCTAATTGATCTTCGTAGAATTTCATTTTTGCAGAAAATATCCAAAGATGAATCTGAATCTGGTCACCCAAATACCAGACAAGTAAAGTTGGTACTTTTGCAAGTTGGAACACGACATTAATTATTTGCCTAAGTTAGGTGTTAGGGTGGTTAGACTAAGAGAAGTTAGCCCGTTCGTTACAAGTCTGTTCCGAACTCATTTTAACCATGTTCCTTAACCGTGTTAGAACATTTTCTACCTGATTTGTCTTTTGAAGTTCATGTTGCTTATTGAATCTATTATTATGCattatttgcatatttaatatgaaaaacaaaaataatacagacaGTTTATTTACAACGGCGAGcctaacccagaattgggttctctaacagccaATTTATAAGCGATAGAGTAATTCGATAGAGGTAGCGTAACCGATCTGACTATTAACAATCTTCTGACTTTTAAATAACCTTTTAACTCTTTATGATTATCAACAAATGCACtactttttatagattttatattctAAAGGACATTGGACATTGCGGGTTCTTAACATTTATAAAACCCTATATTACCTGTGATACGGCTTCTTATCAATAATCCTCCCATCTTCATCGgtgtaataaatagttttggtATCGACTCTTCGATGAAGAGGATCCGCATGATGATTAAATGGAGAATAAGGATCCTGGGGCAACTCCCAAGCTAAAGCTGCAGTTGAACCGTACAGGAATATATCTCCTATACTGAACACCATGGCGTATGTTGTGCAGAAAACTGAAAAGGGTAAATTGGAAAGACATTATGCAATGCTAAATACAGAGCT encodes:
- the LOC110370341 gene encoding uncharacterized protein LOC110370341, with the translated sequence MIIKMKSLINLAFLLIVLGVQIKAEVNDTEEVTVYKKSEILSRKKRFLIFPEGSSLQLVFCTTYAMVFSIGDIFLYGSTAALAWELPQDPYSPFNHHADPLHRRVDTKTIYYTDEDGRIIDKKPYHRKPIANPAFAKRSVDEPDKKGTLEKFKIDRKQMHASENKREYLNGRMEERSVEFHRSSRAALYQKIETMLHGLGVNGKHCVLKTLCLVGKTQDHPQGMFFQEIMRAVFTLPKNSQGVDKLVEYDAAHSATESCDELYPECDEPPLEPDAPRFAYTKTFLKFVIVPNMNSILSYFVTFLVLQTVISENVKDNGNNTVNEFHEENEGSRALSRRKRFVIFPDGSSLQLVFCCQTAALIPIGDIFLFGSTVGLAWNLPTDPSIFHTFKDFERPLRRSDVVKTINYLDEDGRLIAKVPYKRRLIVNPAFSKRSVEDKSMSYKEKLKLKIDRKKMHEKHFKFDYLKHHNLDKNSIDFHRRNRVELYGKIEKMLEAMGRDGRQCVLYKLCEAAQQHTQQGTFVQEFLRAVFTLPKGEEFQRDEHKDYDKAHVETENCSELYPGCENIHESIQL